A single region of the Thermoanaerobacterium aotearoense genome encodes:
- the panB gene encoding 3-methyl-2-oxobutanoate hydroxymethyltransferase, which translates to MNDKITVSTLKRLKKDGIKITALTAYDYPTARILDECGVHFILVGDSLGMAVLGYESTIPVTMDDMVHHTKAVTKAAKNAFVVADMPFMSYNISKEDALKNAARLLAEGGAQAVKLEGGIEIAETVKAIVNAGIPVVGHIGLTPQSVNQLGGYKVQGKDDKAASKLKSDAKSLEDAGICALVLECVPMDLAKEITESLSIPTIGIGAGQYCDGQILVLHDMLGLTQGHKPKFVKQYANISQIIKDAVGSYIADVQSQSFPTEEYSFANRKSDGK; encoded by the coding sequence ATGAATGATAAAATAACAGTATCTACATTAAAAAGGCTCAAAAAAGATGGCATAAAGATAACTGCATTGACAGCTTATGACTATCCCACAGCAAGAATATTGGACGAATGCGGTGTTCACTTTATACTTGTAGGCGACTCCCTCGGCATGGCAGTATTAGGATATGAAAGCACCATACCAGTCACAATGGATGACATGGTACACCACACAAAAGCTGTCACAAAAGCAGCAAAAAACGCTTTTGTTGTGGCTGACATGCCTTTCATGTCTTACAACATATCTAAAGAAGATGCGCTTAAAAATGCCGCTCGCCTCTTAGCTGAAGGAGGCGCACAAGCCGTAAAACTGGAAGGTGGCATCGAAATAGCTGAAACAGTAAAGGCAATCGTAAACGCTGGCATTCCAGTAGTAGGCCATATAGGCCTCACACCTCAATCTGTAAATCAATTAGGCGGATATAAAGTGCAAGGCAAGGATGATAAAGCAGCATCAAAGTTAAAAAGTGATGCAAAATCATTAGAAGACGCCGGCATCTGCGCTCTTGTCTTAGAATGCGTACCGATGGATTTGGCAAAAGAAATCACTGAATCTCTGTCAATACCTACAATAGGCATCGGAGCAGGGCAATATTGTGATGGTCAGATACTTGTACTTCACGATATGCTGGGGCTTACACAGGGGCACAAACCAAAATTTGTAAAACAGTATGCAAACATCAGTCAAATAATAAAAGATGCTGTAGGAAGCTATATAGCCGATGTCCAAAGCCAATCCTTCCCAACCGAAGAATATTCATTTGCTAATAGAAAGAGTGATGGAAAATGA
- a CDS encoding CapA family protein, producing MKKFIISVLVMIAAFFISYEMTMGKNGIIQETSKVGNDSLKQVESVDDKNVNNSPIKITISAAGDTTLGSDESFGKEYTFDAEFQNHSGDYGYFTQYVRSVFANDDLTIVNLEGTLTNASKEAYKEYKFRGDPLYVNILKDGGIDAVNLANNHSFDYGRQGFDDTVYNLKKAGIGYFGYGYKYIKDVKGIKVGVLGYTGWSFPEDLKKQIKEDIQDIRKQTNLVIVCFHWGDEGKYYPNKTQVALGHYAVDEGADLVLGTHPHVIEGIEKYNGKYIVYSLGNFIFGGNRNPSDKDAFIFQQTFTFDDSKRLIGSSNVNLIPISISSVKERNDFTPVILEGSEKERVLEKIEDLSNGIK from the coding sequence GTGAAAAAATTTATAATTTCTGTACTTGTGATGATAGCTGCATTTTTTATATCGTATGAGATGACAATGGGCAAAAACGGCATCATACAAGAAACCTCGAAAGTTGGCAATGATAGTTTAAAGCAGGTAGAATCGGTAGATGATAAAAATGTAAATAATTCTCCTATAAAAATTACCATAAGCGCTGCAGGCGATACGACGCTGGGATCTGATGAAAGTTTTGGTAAAGAGTACACATTTGATGCAGAGTTTCAAAATCACAGTGGCGATTACGGATATTTTACCCAATATGTAAGAAGCGTTTTTGCAAATGATGACCTTACAATAGTCAATTTAGAGGGCACGTTGACGAATGCCTCAAAAGAGGCCTACAAAGAGTACAAGTTTAGAGGCGATCCGCTTTATGTAAATATACTAAAAGATGGAGGCATTGATGCTGTAAATTTGGCTAATAATCACTCTTTTGACTATGGAAGGCAAGGATTTGATGATACAGTTTATAACCTTAAAAAAGCAGGCATAGGCTATTTTGGATATGGGTACAAGTATATAAAAGATGTAAAAGGAATAAAAGTCGGAGTTTTAGGTTATACAGGTTGGAGTTTTCCTGAAGACTTGAAAAAGCAAATAAAAGAAGATATTCAGGATATAAGAAAGCAAACCAATTTAGTCATCGTATGTTTTCACTGGGGTGATGAGGGGAAATACTATCCAAATAAGACACAGGTGGCATTAGGACATTATGCAGTTGATGAAGGAGCGGATCTTGTTCTGGGCACACATCCTCATGTAATTGAAGGCATAGAAAAGTACAATGGCAAGTACATAGTCTATTCTTTAGGCAATTTCATCTTTGGTGGCAATAGAAATCCTTCAGACAAAGACGCATTTATATTTCAACAGACTTTCACATTTGATGATTCAAAAAGACTAATCGGTTCATCAAACGTGAATTTAATACCTATATCCATATCGTCTGTTAAAGAGCGGAATGATTTTACACCTGTCATATTAGAAGGCAGCGAAAAAGAAAGGGTATTAGAAAAGATTGAGGATCTATCAAACGGGATTAAATAA
- the panD gene encoding aspartate 1-decarboxylase, giving the protein MQRFMMKSKIHRATVTDANLNYMGSITIDKRLMDLADILPGEKVQIVNNNNGARFETYVIEGEEDSGIVCLNGAAARLCLPGDIIIIISYALMDDEEAKTYKPKVVFVDEKNRPLKG; this is encoded by the coding sequence ATGCAGAGATTTATGATGAAATCAAAAATTCACAGAGCAACTGTCACAGATGCAAATTTAAACTACATGGGCTCTATAACTATTGACAAGAGATTAATGGATCTTGCCGACATTCTGCCTGGGGAAAAAGTGCAAATCGTAAATAACAACAACGGAGCAAGATTCGAAACGTATGTCATAGAAGGAGAAGAAGATTCAGGCATTGTATGCTTAAACGGTGCTGCTGCAAGACTTTGCCTCCCCGGTGATATTATAATCATAATTTCATATGCGCTGATGGATGATGAAGAAGCTAAAACTTACAAACCAAAGGTCGTATTTGTTGATGAAAAAAATAGACCTCTAAAAGGCTAA
- the hepT gene encoding type VII toxin-antitoxin system HepT family RNase toxin, producing the protein MGDTFQVIQEKLVRMLEHINELKQLSSCTYDEYVHDIKLKYAIERLLQLIVDLALDINNMILAYLKRPPASDYFNSFIDLSEIGILDVDFAVKIAPASGLRNRLVHQYEKIDDKIVYNSVKMAIDDFTKYVDIISRYIGV; encoded by the coding sequence ATGGGTGATACATTTCAAGTGATACAAGAAAAATTAGTTAGAATGTTAGAACATATAAATGAATTAAAGCAGTTGTCTTCGTGTACATATGATGAATATGTGCATGATATTAAACTGAAATATGCTATTGAAAGGTTATTGCAATTAATAGTAGATTTAGCTTTAGATATAAATAATATGATTCTTGCGTATTTAAAAAGACCTCCTGCTTCTGATTATTTTAATTCATTTATTGATTTGAGCGAAATTGGAATTCTGGATGTAGATTTTGCAGTTAAGATTGCTCCAGCTTCTGGTTTGAGAAATAGACTAGTGCACCAGTATGAAAAAATTGATGATAAAATTGTGTACAACAGCGTCAAAATGGCAATAGACGATTTTACCAAATATGTGGATATAATAAGCAGGTACATAGGTGTATGA
- the panC gene encoding pantoate--beta-alanine ligase encodes MMVVDKIKDIREIIKSQKSQNKKIGLVPTMGYLHEGHLSLIKKAKENSDFVCASIFVNPIQFGPNEDYDKYPRDIERDLKLLEENGCDLVFTPSVEEMYPNERLTTITVRKITDKLCGAYRPGHFDGVCTVVAKLFNIFTPDIAVFGQKDAQQVAVIKKMVEDLNIPVEIIASPIVRDKDGLALSSRNTYLTHDERRAALILNKSLKEAEKLLAAGERSAEKILDAVRKTLENEPQCKVQYVSCVHPDTLDDLNTIGDKALIAIACYIGNTRLIDNLLWSVDK; translated from the coding sequence ATGATGGTCGTTGACAAAATAAAAGATATAAGAGAAATAATAAAGTCGCAAAAGAGTCAAAATAAAAAGATAGGACTTGTTCCAACAATGGGTTACCTTCATGAAGGGCACCTTTCCCTCATAAAGAAAGCTAAAGAAAATTCGGACTTCGTATGTGCCAGCATATTTGTAAACCCCATTCAATTTGGCCCAAACGAAGATTATGACAAATATCCAAGAGATATTGAAAGAGATCTGAAATTATTAGAAGAAAATGGTTGTGACCTTGTCTTTACACCATCAGTAGAAGAAATGTATCCAAATGAAAGGCTTACGACAATAACCGTAAGGAAAATCACAGACAAGCTTTGCGGTGCATATAGACCAGGACATTTCGACGGCGTATGCACTGTAGTGGCAAAACTTTTTAATATATTTACGCCAGATATAGCTGTATTCGGCCAAAAGGATGCTCAGCAAGTAGCTGTAATAAAGAAGATGGTGGAAGACTTAAATATTCCAGTCGAAATCATCGCATCGCCTATAGTAAGGGATAAAGATGGATTAGCTTTAAGTTCACGTAATACTTACTTGACACATGATGAAAGACGTGCAGCACTAATTTTAAACAAGTCACTAAAAGAAGCAGAAAAACTCCTCGCAGCTGGTGAACGAAGTGCAGAAAAAATATTAGATGCTGTGAGAAAGACTTTAGAAAATGAGCCGCAATGCAAAGTACAATATGTCTCATGTGTCCATCCCGATACACTGGATGACCTAAACACTATAGGCGATAAAGCATTGATTGCAATTGCGTGTTATATAGGAAATACAAGATTGATTGACAATCTATTATGGAGTGTTGATAAATAA
- a CDS encoding HD domain-containing protein, producing MENERLKKQIEFLKEIDKLKQVFRQTLLMDGTRHENDAEHSWHLAMMALLLSEYASEKIDISHVIKMVLVHDIVEIDAGDTFVYDEKGYEDKAEREKKAAERIFNILPEDQADEIKALWEEFEERKTEDAKFASALDRLQPIIHNYYTNGHSWKQHGVKSYQVLERNKIVSEIAPELWQFINDILEDAINKGYIER from the coding sequence ATGGAAAATGAAAGGCTTAAAAAGCAGATAGAATTTTTGAAAGAGATAGACAAGCTAAAGCAAGTATTTAGGCAGACGCTTCTTATGGATGGCACGCGCCATGAGAACGACGCTGAGCATTCTTGGCATCTTGCAATGATGGCGTTACTCCTTTCTGAATACGCTTCTGAAAAGATAGATATAAGCCATGTGATTAAAATGGTGCTTGTACATGATATTGTAGAGATTGATGCTGGTGACACATTTGTATACGATGAGAAAGGTTACGAAGACAAAGCAGAAAGAGAGAAAAAAGCGGCAGAGAGGATATTTAATATTTTGCCTGAAGATCAGGCAGACGAGATAAAGGCCTTGTGGGAAGAATTTGAAGAACGCAAAACTGAAGATGCAAAGTTCGCATCTGCTCTTGATAGGTTGCAGCCTATAATACATAATTACTATACAAATGGACATTCGTGGAAACAGCATGGGGTAAAAAGCTATCAAGTTCTTGAAAGGAATAAAATAGTCAGCGAGATAGCGCCAGAATTATGGCAGTTTATTAACGATATATTGGAAGATGCCATAAATAAGGGATATATTGAAAGATAA
- the mntA gene encoding type VII toxin-antitoxin system MntA family adenylyltransferase antitoxin — protein MSKIDKKLLFDNNDEIGAIAKKFNLKLLILFGSYAKGLNHENSDIDLAFESYKVLSYDEEMNLLLNLSLYFRTEKVDLVNIKKADPLLLYQIAKYGKPLYGSSEEFVEFKCYASFRYADTQFLREQRRQYLRKEIDKLLRGE, from the coding sequence TTGAGTAAAATAGATAAAAAATTACTTTTTGACAATAATGATGAGATTGGGGCAATAGCGAAAAAATTTAATTTAAAGCTTTTAATTTTGTTTGGCTCTTATGCTAAGGGCTTAAATCATGAAAACAGCGATATAGACCTGGCCTTTGAAAGTTATAAAGTATTATCATATGATGAAGAGATGAATTTGCTTTTAAATTTATCTTTGTATTTTAGAACTGAAAAAGTGGATCTTGTAAATATTAAAAAGGCTGATCCATTGCTTTTGTATCAAATTGCAAAATATGGGAAACCCCTTTACGGCTCATCAGAGGAGTTTGTAGAATTTAAGTGTTATGCATCTTTCAGGTATGCTGACACTCAGTTTTTACGGGAGCAAAGGAGACAGTATCTGCGAAAAGAAATAGACAAATTGCTGAGAGGTGAATAA
- a CDS encoding Rossmann-like and DUF2520 domain-containing protein, with protein MKVGFIGAGKIGTGLGILLSHSTIKISGYLSRSVNSSLNAASLTDSTAFSKYEDIIIASDVIIISTKDDCIKSIVEEILKHKSTINNKIFVHLSGSISIDVLKPLKEYGHTMIMHPVQTCPSIEAAVSLLPESYFTIEGDDIAINAGINIVKAIGAKPIVIDGINKPLYHAACVMASNYLVTLVKTANELLKASGFSIEKYPDLILPLINGTLKNINEKGCDASLSGPIARCDIETVKKHVENIKDGDILKLYKAMGNATIKFFKDSSDEKTAELEEIFNE; from the coding sequence GTGAAAGTAGGTTTCATAGGTGCAGGAAAAATAGGCACAGGTTTAGGTATTTTATTGTCACATTCTACAATAAAAATCTCTGGGTATCTAAGCCGAAGTGTAAATTCATCATTGAATGCAGCATCACTTACAGATTCTACCGCTTTTTCAAAATACGAAGACATCATAATTGCGTCAGATGTGATCATAATAAGCACAAAAGACGATTGTATAAAATCCATCGTTGAAGAAATCCTAAAGCACAAATCAACTATAAACAATAAAATCTTTGTGCACTTAAGTGGCTCAATCTCTATTGATGTATTAAAACCTCTTAAAGAATATGGACACACGATGATCATGCATCCTGTTCAAACATGCCCATCAATAGAAGCTGCAGTCTCTCTGCTTCCCGAAAGCTACTTTACAATTGAAGGCGATGATATTGCCATAAACGCAGGAATAAATATCGTAAAGGCAATAGGAGCAAAGCCAATAGTGATAGATGGCATTAACAAGCCCCTTTATCACGCAGCATGCGTCATGGCATCAAATTATCTTGTTACACTTGTAAAAACTGCCAATGAACTTTTAAAAGCTTCTGGATTTTCAATAGAGAAATATCCAGATCTCATTTTGCCGCTTATAAATGGAACTTTAAAGAACATAAATGAAAAAGGATGTGACGCATCGCTGTCAGGTCCAATCGCCAGATGTGACATAGAAACAGTCAAAAAGCACGTAGAAAACATAAAAGACGGCGATATTTTAAAGCTATATAAAGCCATGGGAAATGCCACAATAAAATTTTTTAAAGACTCAAGTGATGAAAAAACAGCGGAATTGGAGGAGATATTTAATGAATGA
- the tyrS gene encoding tyrosine--tRNA ligase, which produces MSVFDVLKERNFIQQMTHEDEIKELLEKEKVTFYIGFDPTADSLHVGHFLQLMVMAHMQRAGHRPIALIGGGTAMIGDPTGKTDMRKMLTKDEIDHNAEAFKRQMSRFIDFSDGKAILANNADWLLNLNYVEFLRDIGVHFSVNKMLTAECFKTRLERGLSFLEFNYMLMQAYDFLMLNKEYGCVLQMGGDDQWSNILAGVDLIRRKEGKQAYGMTFTLLTTSEGKKMGKTEKGAIWLDADKTPPYDFYQYWRNIDDSDVEKCLSLLTFLPMDEVRRLGSLKDKEINEAKKVLAYEVTKLVHGVDEAEKAKKAAEALFEGRGDLSNVPTSTITSDMLGSNLLDVLVKTGIIPSKSEGRRLITQGGLYVNDENVKDVNAVVTEDMFKEGYMILRRGKKSYNKIILT; this is translated from the coding sequence ATGTCGGTTTTTGATGTATTGAAAGAGAGAAATTTTATACAACAGATGACGCATGAAGATGAAATCAAAGAATTGCTTGAAAAAGAGAAAGTTACTTTTTACATAGGGTTCGACCCAACAGCAGATAGCCTACATGTAGGACATTTTTTGCAACTTATGGTTATGGCTCACATGCAAAGAGCAGGCCACAGACCTATTGCTTTAATTGGCGGTGGCACTGCCATGATAGGCGATCCGACTGGCAAGACAGATATGAGAAAGATGCTTACAAAGGATGAAATAGACCACAATGCCGAAGCTTTTAAAAGGCAAATGAGCCGCTTTATAGATTTTTCAGATGGGAAAGCGATACTTGCCAATAATGCTGACTGGCTTTTAAACCTTAACTATGTGGAGTTTTTAAGAGACATAGGAGTACATTTTTCTGTAAATAAGATGCTTACAGCGGAATGTTTCAAGACAAGACTTGAAAGAGGACTTTCTTTTTTAGAGTTTAATTACATGCTTATGCAGGCGTACGATTTTCTTATGTTAAATAAAGAGTACGGCTGTGTGCTTCAGATGGGTGGAGACGATCAGTGGTCAAACATATTGGCAGGTGTCGATCTCATAAGAAGAAAAGAAGGAAAACAGGCTTACGGCATGACATTTACTCTGCTTACAACAAGTGAAGGGAAGAAGATGGGTAAGACTGAAAAGGGAGCTATTTGGCTTGATGCTGATAAGACGCCGCCGTATGATTTTTATCAGTATTGGCGAAATATAGATGATTCAGATGTTGAAAAATGTCTCTCACTATTGACATTTTTGCCTATGGATGAAGTGAGAAGACTTGGTTCTTTAAAGGACAAGGAAATAAATGAAGCCAAAAAAGTTTTGGCGTATGAAGTTACAAAACTTGTACACGGTGTTGATGAGGCCGAAAAAGCGAAAAAGGCGGCGGAAGCCTTGTTTGAAGGCAGAGGGGATTTAAGCAATGTGCCTACATCGACGATTACAAGCGACATGTTAGGCTCAAATTTACTGGATGTGCTTGTAAAGACTGGCATAATTCCTTCAAAGAGCGAAGGAAGGAGGCTTATTACTCAAGGTGGGCTTTACGTAAATGATGAAAATGTAAAAGACGTAAATGCCGTAGTGACAGAAGACATGTTTAAGGAAGGGTACATGATTTTAAGACGAGGGAAGAAGTCTTACAACAAGATAATCCTTACATGA